In Vibrio atlanticus, the following proteins share a genomic window:
- a CDS encoding MipA/OmpV family protein has translation MKLKYLPPLASSGVVFVSSVFLSANAWAAKEQEWGIAAMFRTASIPYDTSGGDQSVSSFVPMLFFKNDYVFIDGTEMGAYLYQPDDEKWSLNAISRMRFIDIPASEQNKIEGDTADFGAQLTYQLDGPWSVETELMSDSEFNFHGNLRAKAKYETGDWEFTPRATLRYKSADFNSEYYSAANETIGAGVDLNVGVEARYHVVSNLYLLGSTSVTRLDDNAYDSSIVEDRYQGELYLGFGFFNDKTKAPKPKLSNAPYLRVAHGWATPSNIGDIMKFNREKDEYNNQLTSFFYGHPLTDEIFGFPLDIYLTPGIAHHWNSDVQSSSTEYIVAIKAYYTFDWPTQWRVGVAEGMSYIDSLTYIEAKEMKEKGYNGSHLLNYLDFSVDVNVGDLMSKNDLNNLWFGYSLHHRSAIFENASQFGRIKGGSNYNTVYLQYEF, from the coding sequence ATGAAGCTCAAATATTTACCGCCTCTCGCTTCGTCGGGCGTTGTTTTCGTCAGTAGCGTTTTCCTAAGTGCGAATGCGTGGGCTGCGAAAGAGCAAGAGTGGGGGATTGCCGCGATGTTTCGTACGGCAAGTATTCCTTACGACACGTCAGGTGGTGACCAATCGGTTAGCTCTTTTGTTCCAATGCTATTTTTCAAGAACGATTATGTGTTCATTGATGGGACTGAGATGGGTGCTTACCTTTACCAACCCGACGACGAGAAATGGTCCCTTAATGCTATCTCCCGAATGCGATTTATTGATATCCCTGCTTCTGAGCAGAATAAAATTGAAGGGGATACGGCGGACTTTGGTGCTCAACTGACTTACCAACTTGATGGGCCTTGGTCTGTCGAAACGGAGTTAATGAGCGACAGTGAATTTAACTTCCACGGTAATTTACGAGCGAAAGCCAAGTATGAAACCGGAGACTGGGAGTTCACTCCGCGTGCGACACTGCGCTATAAAAGTGCGGATTTCAACAGCGAGTATTACTCAGCAGCCAATGAAACCATCGGCGCAGGTGTGGACCTGAATGTCGGTGTAGAAGCGCGTTACCATGTGGTTTCGAACTTATACTTATTGGGTTCAACCAGTGTGACTCGACTGGATGACAACGCTTACGATTCGTCGATTGTCGAAGACCGTTATCAAGGCGAACTTTACCTTGGTTTTGGCTTTTTCAATGATAAAACCAAAGCGCCAAAACCTAAGCTGAGCAATGCGCCGTATTTACGTGTTGCACACGGCTGGGCGACGCCATCGAATATTGGCGACATCATGAAGTTCAACAGGGAGAAAGACGAATACAACAACCAGTTGACCTCCTTCTTCTATGGCCACCCGTTAACCGATGAGATCTTCGGTTTCCCATTGGACATCTACTTAACACCGGGTATCGCGCATCACTGGAATTCAGATGTTCAGTCAAGCAGCACTGAATACATTGTCGCTATCAAAGCGTATTACACTTTCGACTGGCCGACACAATGGCGTGTTGGTGTGGCAGAAGGTATGTCTTACATCGATTCGCTGACTTACATCGAAGCGAAAGAGATGAAAGAGAAAGGTTATAACGGGAGCCATTTGCTTAATTACCTCGACTTTTCGGTCGATGTAAACGTAGGTGACTTAATGAGTAAGAATGACCTGAACAACTTATGGTTCGGCTATTCGTTGCATCACCGTTCTGCTATTTTTGAAAACGCCTCTCAGTTTGGTCGAATCAAAGGCGGCAGTAACTACAATACGGTTTATCTACAGTACGAGTTTTAA
- a CDS encoding TerB family tellurite resistance protein — protein sequence MFNSLTSLFKQLVDGSDLGKTPTASPNLAIASLLCEVAGADHAINESEQQAKLHLLQRLLNITEEESKALLTQAEPQVEQSVSLYDFTSQLRELSQPVRIDLIKAMWEVAHADGEIDPLEDSVIRKTAELLYVDHKDFIKSKLSVLGED from the coding sequence ATGTTTAACTCACTTACCTCGTTATTTAAACAATTAGTTGACGGCTCTGATTTAGGCAAAACGCCCACTGCCTCACCTAACTTAGCCATCGCCAGCTTGTTATGCGAAGTCGCTGGTGCAGACCACGCGATCAACGAATCAGAGCAACAAGCCAAACTGCACTTACTTCAGCGTTTACTGAACATAACCGAAGAAGAATCAAAAGCTTTATTAACACAAGCTGAGCCTCAAGTTGAACAATCTGTTTCTCTGTACGATTTCACTTCTCAACTGCGAGAGCTTTCGCAGCCGGTTCGCATAGACTTAATCAAAGCTATGTGGGAAGTCGCGCATGCGGATGGAGAGATTGACCCACTTGAAGATTCAGTGATCCGCAAAACCGCAGAACTTCTTTATGTTGACCACAAAGACTTCATCAAAAGTAAGTTGAGCGTTTTAGGCGAAGATTAG
- a CDS encoding 3'-5' exonuclease produces MNHNRVVCFDLEMCCWSEDGVGTTGEIIEVGLAEIDLTSGTIVKRAQYYVKPEKDEVSLFCAELTGITPRKIEKQGRPLESVIKSMIKNFGGPKKIYAAWGRDDLILHKECIEKGIEPPFSEFLNIATLYRIQNRLKEKRIGHRAAQEAKNIEWEGRQHSGYVDAYNLAKLTLTML; encoded by the coding sequence ATGAATCACAATCGAGTGGTATGTTTCGATTTGGAAATGTGCTGTTGGAGCGAAGACGGTGTGGGAACAACAGGGGAGATCATTGAAGTTGGTCTTGCTGAGATTGACCTAACATCTGGTACTATCGTCAAGCGAGCACAATACTACGTTAAGCCAGAGAAAGACGAAGTATCTCTGTTCTGTGCCGAGTTAACCGGTATTACACCTCGTAAAATCGAAAAGCAGGGGCGCCCATTAGAGTCGGTCATCAAGTCGATGATTAAAAACTTCGGTGGTCCGAAAAAAATCTATGCAGCGTGGGGGCGTGATGACCTTATCTTACACAAAGAGTGTATAGAGAAAGGCATTGAGCCACCATTTAGCGAGTTTTTAAACATCGCAACGCTTTATCGTATTCAAAATAGATTGAAAGAAAAACGCATTGGCCACCGTGCGGCTCAAGAAGCGAAAAATATCGAGTGGGAAGGCCGTCAGCACTCCGGCTATGTCGATGCTTATAATCTTGCGAAGCTGACATTAACAATGTTGTAA
- a CDS encoding sensor domain-containing diguanylate cyclase encodes MPDTTDPLIGMKRKILPLVVFSVGFLITVLCFVFVALNQQRALITNLNSFATHQTLSLEAFINNDVAYIGSGANFFYSNDQDNWGNFDRFAKQTIAHSKSLIALQWMQKVSVDEITAYTKEMEEEYPFFKLFTIPKHQEKTYGYVLDGESAFIATDVYPNTEANNKVLGFYSSRERFKLVIDNIKQTREANVSDKVRLIQDGLDKEIPKSGMLVYHPVFDGESDNLLGVVIGVVRTTYYFENLLASAVGDMNVYIRVTDTGFEAEDSPILFETKGYDSVFGHEITKTLALTNRDWKIDYKIDSCISFYGYMVLAGIALVGTTISLLLAYIVNMQIREKDRLSRMLDKRTKELRFLANHDSLTEIYNRRAFNKILDKTIQRSESFTLIGFDIDKFKGINDKFGHPAGDALLVHVIKQISLNLKEGDNLFRVGGDEFCIISSISDREALKFYLECILHSVSDSCCEHKGQLLSCTLSIGATIRSKEDIEELLQKTDSMLYQSKSDGRNRVTIAG; translated from the coding sequence ATGCCTGACACTACTGACCCACTAATAGGGATGAAGAGAAAAATACTCCCATTGGTCGTATTCTCGGTCGGTTTTTTGATAACTGTGTTGTGTTTTGTGTTTGTCGCGCTTAATCAGCAACGTGCGCTGATAACGAATTTGAATAGCTTTGCTACGCACCAGACACTAAGTCTTGAAGCGTTTATCAATAATGATGTGGCTTACATCGGTTCCGGCGCTAATTTTTTCTATTCTAACGATCAAGATAATTGGGGTAATTTCGACCGTTTTGCAAAGCAAACCATCGCCCATTCAAAAAGTCTAATTGCCTTGCAGTGGATGCAAAAAGTATCGGTTGATGAAATCACAGCATATACAAAAGAAATGGAAGAGGAATACCCATTTTTTAAGTTGTTTACCATCCCAAAACACCAAGAAAAAACGTATGGCTATGTCTTAGATGGCGAGTCTGCTTTTATTGCAACTGACGTTTACCCAAACACAGAGGCAAATAATAAAGTATTAGGTTTTTATTCATCTAGAGAGCGTTTTAAATTAGTTATAGACAACATTAAACAAACTCGCGAAGCCAATGTTTCTGACAAGGTACGCTTAATACAAGATGGCTTAGACAAAGAAATACCAAAGAGTGGCATGTTGGTTTATCACCCTGTGTTTGATGGTGAAAGTGACAACTTACTCGGTGTTGTGATTGGTGTAGTCCGCACAACTTATTACTTTGAAAATCTATTAGCTTCGGCTGTAGGGGATATGAATGTCTATATTCGTGTCACTGACACTGGTTTTGAAGCGGAAGATTCACCTATTTTGTTTGAGACTAAAGGTTATGATTCAGTCTTTGGTCACGAGATAACAAAGACTTTGGCTCTGACTAATCGCGACTGGAAGATCGACTACAAGATCGATTCATGCATATCATTTTATGGTTATATGGTATTAGCAGGTATTGCATTAGTGGGAACGACTATCTCACTGTTGCTTGCATATATTGTTAATATGCAAATCAGAGAAAAAGATCGTCTGTCTAGAATGCTTGACAAAAGAACTAAAGAACTTCGCTTTCTCGCCAACCATGATAGCCTCACAGAGATATACAACCGACGCGCTTTCAACAAAATCCTCGACAAGACAATTCAGCGTAGTGAGTCTTTCACTCTCATCGGATTCGATATCGATAAATTCAAAGGTATCAACGATAAATTTGGCCACCCTGCGGGTGATGCCTTGCTTGTGCATGTGATTAAACAGATTTCATTGAACTTAAAAGAAGGGGACAACTTGTTCCGTGTCGGTGGTGATGAGTTTTGTATTATATCAAGCATTTCCGATCGTGAAGCTTTGAAGTTTTACCTTGAATGTATTTTACACAGCGTAAGTGATTCTTGCTGCGAGCACAAAGGTCAACTTTTGAGTTGTACTCTAAGTATCGGTGCTACCATCCGCAGTAAAGAAGATATTGAAGAACTCCTTCAAAAAACCGACAGCATGTTGTATCAAAGCAAGTCAGATGGCCGAAATCGAGTCACAATTGCAGGCTAA
- a CDS encoding DUF2760 domain-containing protein, which yields MIVDLNLIPQTFDMLHAGLTASSVLLLLIAVSRKTQVVEKVVEKPVEKIVEVEKKVEKIVEVEKVVEVEKVIEKIVEVESKLATAPTDSAMQLLSIMQQEARLIDFLKEDLASFSDEEVGAAARVIHTGGKKVLADYVTLSHIRTEDEETRITIAEGFNPQEIRLTGNVTGNAPFNGTLVHKGWKATDMNLPKLAENYDASVIAPAEVEL from the coding sequence ATGATCGTTGATTTGAACCTAATCCCACAAACGTTTGATATGCTTCACGCAGGCCTAACTGCATCAAGCGTTTTACTACTGCTTATTGCCGTTTCTCGTAAAACCCAAGTGGTTGAGAAAGTCGTAGAAAAACCAGTAGAAAAGATCGTTGAAGTTGAGAAAAAAGTTGAAAAGATTGTTGAAGTTGAGAAAGTTGTAGAAGTTGAAAAAGTCATCGAAAAAATCGTTGAAGTTGAATCTAAGCTTGCAACAGCTCCGACTGACTCTGCAATGCAACTACTGTCTATCATGCAGCAAGAAGCGCGTTTAATCGACTTCCTAAAAGAAGACCTAGCTTCATTCTCTGACGAAGAAGTTGGCGCAGCAGCACGTGTTATTCACACTGGCGGTAAAAAAGTGTTAGCAGATTACGTGACGCTTTCTCACATCCGTACTGAAGATGAAGAAACGCGCATCACTATCGCTGAAGGTTTCAACCCACAAGAAATCCGCCTAACAGGCAATGTAACGGGCAATGCACCGTTCAATGGCACGCTAGTTCACAAAGGCTGGAAAGCAACTGACATGAATCTGCCTAAACTTGCTGAGAACTACGATGCATCTGTGATTGCACCGGCAGAGGTGGAGCTATAA